A stretch of the Rosa rugosa chromosome 5, drRosRugo1.1, whole genome shotgun sequence genome encodes the following:
- the LOC133712862 gene encoding vesicle-associated protein 2-2-like, with product MITTELLDVQPNELQFTFEVKKQSTCSIQLGNRSDQCVAFKVKTTSPKKYCVRPNAGIIKPKATCDFTVTMQAQKVAPPDLQCKDKFLIQCTVVPFGISEEDVTSSMFAKDSGKYVEEKKLRVVLTSPPTSPAFLPVNGELKQDLCYETSVEKDRVPNGVENIPSPQRGADNVDGFDSYEDMDESRAVKHAEELKPEKNAVELNLAKDFEELKSKLRTVNLKLKEADLTIFKLTEEKSMTTQEKNMLKQELELLRKKNNARRIMVGFPVLYVFLVALISIAIGYFAHP from the exons ATGATCACCACAGAGCTTTTGGATGTTCAACCCAATGAACTCCAATTCACAT TTGAGGTAAAGAAGCAGAGTACATGTTCAATACAACTTGGCAATAGGTCTGACCAGTGTGTTGCTTTCAAG GTGAAAACCACTTCTCCAAAGAAATACTGTGTGCGGCCAAATGCAGGCATCATAAAACCCAAGGCAACATGTGATTTCACAG TTACTATGCAAGCTCAGAAAGTAGCTCCACCTGATTTGCAGTGCAAAGACAAGTTCCTAATCCAATGCACAGTTGTTCCATTTGGGATATCAGAGGAGGATGTTACATCTAGCATG TTCGCAAAAGATAGTGGCAAATACGTTGAAGAGAAGAAGTTAAGAGTGGTGCTCACCAGCCCACCCACTTCTCCAGCATTTCTACCTGTTAATGGGGAGTTGAAGCAAGATCTTTGTTATGAAACTTCAGTGGAAAAGGACAGAGTTCCGAATGGAGTTGAAAACATACCTTCACCTCAAAGG GGTGCTGACAATGTTGACGGGTTTGACAGCTATGAGGATATGGATGAGTCAAGAGCAGTTAAGCATGCAGAGGAattgaaaccagaaaagaaTGCTGTCGAGTTGAATTTAGCAAAGGATTTTGAGGAGTTGAAATCAAAGCTCAGGACAGTGAATTTAAAGCTAAAAGag GCTGATCTTACCATCTTTAAGCTAACAGAAGAGAAGAGCATGACCACTCAAGAGAAGAATATGCTAAAACAGGAATTG GAGTTGTTGAGGAAGAAGAACAATGCAAGAAGAATTATGGTTGGGTTCCCTGTTCTTTATGTTTTTCTGGTTGCTCTTATCAGTATAGCAATCGGATACTTTGCCCATCCTTAG